One Arthrobacter sp. B3I4 genomic window, GCAGCCCTCGGAGGACGAGCACACATCAGCAGATGTAACTAACCTGCTGGCCGAGTACAGCTAGGCTCCGGACGCGGCCTTATCGGCACGCCAGTGCTCCTCCTTGGCCCGCGCACTCGCGACGGCGTCATCGATGACAAGCGGCGCAGCCGGGTCGATCTCGGTGTGGGATTCCACCGAGTAGAACCGAACCTCGTGACCGTCCGGGTCGTGCAGCATCGGCAGGATCCATCCGATCGTGGCGAAGTGCACCCCGGCATGGGCCTCGCCGAGGCTGCTTAGGTGGGTTGCCAGCGCCTCGATGCTGTCCCTGTCGGGTACTCCGATGGAGAAGTAGTCGAAGCCGGCTGAGGCCTTCGCCCGGTCCGGGTTGAGGTTCAGCGCGAGGTCAGGCCCGCCGTCGGGATGCGTCATCACCACGCCGGTGCGGCGACCGTGCTCGCGGAACTCGATGACGACTTGGTAGCCGAGCCGGGAGCCGTACCACTGGATTGACCGGTCCAGGTCTGAGACGGGCAGCTTGAGGTGGTGCACCCCGGCCAGTTGCGGAATCATGGGAAATCCTCCCTAATTACAGTTCAACTGCATCTATACAGTTAGACTGCATCTTATGAGCGAAGACGTCAAGGGATCTCCTCTCCGCACAGCGGACTTGAGAGCCAAACGAGTGGCCCGAACCGAGGCCCAGCTTATTGAGTCCGCGAGCGTGCTGTTCGTCGAGCAGGGCTACGTGGCCACCACACTTGCCCAGATCGCAGAGCACGCCGGAGTCGCCGCCCGTACCGTCTACGTTCGCTTCGGGACGAAGGCGGCCCTGTTCATCCGTGTCATCGACCAGGCTCTCGTGGGTGACGCTGAACCGGTCGATGTCGCTCACCGCCCCCGCTCGCGGGACGCGATGACCGCCGCCACCCTGGCCGAACGGATCGAGGCCCTCGCCGATGTTTCCGTCGGTATCGCAGAGCGTGCAGGGCCGCTGTTCGAGGTGGCCGCCCAGGCCGAGGGTCTTGAGCCGGAGCTCACCGAAGCCGCTCAGGCCGGGCGCCGCGCCACCACCGAGCTATGCCGGTCGTTCTGGGACCATGCCGCCGCGGATGGCCTCCTCGCGAAGGGTCTGCATCCGGAACGCCGCACCCTCGTCACCGACGTTCTCCTCTGTGCAGACACGGTCGTGCACATCCGGCGAACCCACGGCTGGTCTGCCGCCGCATACCGGTCACTCATCGTTAACACCCTGACGGCCCTCACCATATGAGCGCTCTCAAGGAAACCAGTACACCCAAGACGTGAGACGCCGGGCGGTTCCCCAAAGTCGGCGCTACACCCCGCCAAAGCCGCTCTGGAACTGCGCCGGAGCTGAGTCCTCCCAAACCTGCGATGGCCTATGCGCGCTGGGTGATGTTGACTCTCCAGCAGGATCTCTGAGCGAGGGCTCCTGCGACGTGGGCACAGCTTGGAACGAAGAGACGCACCGAAGGTGACTGAACGAAGGTCGCGAGGGGAAGTCACGGGGCGAGCTTGATGTCCTCGCCCCGGAGATTGGCGCGGAAGCCGTCGCCCTGCACGGCAACGTCCTGCAGTACGAGGCCCTTAGGCAAACCCTCGATGTCGTATTCAATGGTCACGAGCCTGCGCACGACGGCGGCAGTGGCGGCGGAGAGGAAGTCCGGCCCGCCAATATCGATCGAACGTGGTTCGACAACGAGCTTGCCGGCTTTGGCTTCAACCGTGCCGGTGGCGGTGACGCGCAGGTCCCGGCCCAGGACCGGGACGGTGCGAACCACTGTGGCCTGGCCTCCGTCGGCGGAACGGACCTCGCTGCCGTTACCGAGCTTGCGGGCGACGACCTCGAACGGCACGGTCGCGTCCACAGCGAGCCGTGCAGCGACCACTCCGTCCGGGCTCGTGACCACGTCCTGCCCGACGGCCCGAACGTCCCGAAGTGTCGAGCCGGCGGCCACTACCGTCCCAGCGTCCAGTACAAGGTCGCCGAGCCACACCTGGTCCTCGCGCAGGCCTGCGGGAGGCTGGCTAGCCGGCGCCCGGCCAGCTCCCACCGGCGGTGACGGCACAGGCCCTGCCTCGCCCCCATCTGCCGGGCCGCTCACCGCCAACCAGAAGATCGCAACCACCACCCCCAGAAGGAGGAGCATCCCCGCAGCCCCAATCAGCCAGTCCTTCACACGCGTCCTGTTCACTAGGACATTCTGATGGTTCGCCCTTGGGGCGCGAAACCGCCAACGCCACTTCACGTCCCAAAGTCCGCGACCGTCTCGAAGCACTGCCACCCCTAAGATGAGGCATGGACTTAGAGGACACGCTCTGGACAGTTCTAGGGGCCGGGCTGGTTCTGCTGATGCTGGTGGACGTCTTTCGTACCTTGCTTTATCCCCACGGTTCGGGCCCTCTGGGCAAGGCGATCATGCGGGGATTCTGGCTAGCGTCAAGAAAACTCCGGGGCCGGGGCTCCGCCATCGCAGCACCTCTCGCCATGGCCGCAGCCATAGGCGCCTGGGCCGCACTCGCGGCCATCGGCTGGGCCCTGCTGTACTTGCCCCACCTGACAACCGGGTTTGTCCATGGAGCCGGGGTGCCGCAGGGAGGCGACTTCGCAGAAGCGCTTTACCTTTCCTTGGTCACGCTTTCCACTGTGGGCTTCGGTGAAATCGCGCCGGTGCATCCGTTGCTCAGGCTGGTTGTGGCTCTCCAAGCCGTCACCGGTTTCGGCTTGCTGACGGCAACGGTCACCTGGATCCTGCAGATGTACCCTGCCCTCAACCGCCGTCGGGCCCTTGCCCACGAGCTGAACCTGTTCAGGGAGGCTGCAGGTCCTGTGGGTGTCCTTTCCCTCGACCCCGGTCATGCCGCCAGGCTGCTGGAGTCCATGGCCGGAAACGTCGCCCTCGTGGGGATTGATCTGCTGTCGTTCCATGAGACCTATTACTTTCGTGAAATCGATCAGCGCGGCTCCTTGCCCGACACGGTCGCCTACGCTCAGGAGCTGGCAGCCCAGGCCCAGCGCAGCGACAACCCTGAACTGCAGTTCGCCGGACGGATTCTTGCCGCGGCGCTCGACGGGCTCGCGGACGTCCTTCGCGGCAAGTTCGGCCATTCGGGAGAGACGTCTTCTGATGTCTTCGGCAGCTACGAGCTGCACCACCGGCACCTGCGGGGTGGGGAACCGGGCTCGCACTAGCATCTATCCGTTGCGCTATCACTCGTAGCCGTCATCGGGTCCCGATAGCAGCTACAACTGATAGAGCAACGCGGCGTTGCTGCGGCGGCGTGAAACTCGACGCCCGCCTTCCCTAGCGTCGAAGTAGGGTCTAGTTCGCGGCTCTTCCCGTCCGAAGGTGAAGTGTGCTTCACTAGTTGAATACGGAGGGGAGTATCCCCCATCCAGTCCGTCGTCAATACGGGAGTCCCAGTACTCTCCGGCGGGCAGGGCCGCTCATCGCGGCCGGGAGAGACCTCCAGTTGGTGAGTCACTGACTGGAAGCAGGTCCCTATGAACGCTCCCCTCGTCCACAGTGTCGCAACGATCGACACATCCGCGTATCCCCGTCCGGCACGACGGCGCCGCGCGCTGATCATTGTCCTTGCCGGCATTGACGGCGCAGGAAAGTCGACGGCGGGGAGACTGTTGGCCCGGCAGCTCGACGCGGCCGGGCGTCCTGCGATCTACACGATGAATCCCTGCGGACGCAGCAGGATGATCGCCTGGAGCGACCGCCTGGGCCTCAAGGTCCCGAGCAGCTTGCAGGACGTAGCAGAAACGACCATCCGCTGCGTCAACGTGCTGGTCTCCCAGCTGCGCGCCGCGTATTTCCCCGGCATCGTCATCATGGACCGCTACCTCTACTGCCAACTCGCCCTCAAACGGGTCAAGGGCCTGAGCCCGGGACAGCTACTGCCGTGGTTGCTGCGGTTACTCCCCCGCCCGGACGTCGTGTTCTACTTCGATGTGCCGGCTCATCTTGCCCTCACCAGAATCTTCAAGCGGGCTACCGATACCGAAGACCTCGAGACTCTCGAGGACTTCGACAAGGGCTACCGGGAGCTTGACGACTTTCCCTCCTTTGTCAGGATCGACGCCGGGCAGTCCCCGGAGCAGATTGTTGAGGACCTTTGGCGGGAGCTAGTCGCGACGGGCCGGGTGCCTCGGAGCTGAGGGCAACTGCTGTGCGACCGGCGCCGTTCGTGGCAAAGTGTCCGGCATGGCAGCTTTCGACCAGTCCGACGACCTCCAGGGCGCGACCTTCACCGACGTGAACCTGCGCGGCGCGCGGTTCGTCCGGTCGGACCTGTCCGGTGCAGTGATGCGCGCGGTGGACGCCGCCGGGGCGGACATCGATGCGCCGTGGCTGGTGGATAGCGGGAGCCGCCTGCGCGTCAACGGCGTCGACGTGGTCCCTTTCGTGGAGGCGGAACTCAACCGCCGCTTCCCCGGCCGCGGAGACAGACTCGCCAAGGATCCGGACGGGCTGCGCGCCGCCTGGGCCGTGCTGGAGCAGACCTGGCAGGCCACGGTGCAGCGGGTCGCCGCGATGCCGGCCGGCACGGTCGATGTCTCGGTGGACGGCGAGTGGTCCTTCGCCCAGACGCTGCGCCACCTGGTGATGGCCACGGACACCTGGCTGGGACGGGGCATTATGGAGCTCGAGCAGCCGTATCACCCGATTGGGCAGCCCAACGC contains:
- a CDS encoding VOC family protein, whose protein sequence is MIPQLAGVHHLKLPVSDLDRSIQWYGSRLGYQVVIEFREHGRRTGVVMTHPDGGPDLALNLNPDRAKASAGFDYFSIGVPDRDSIEALATHLSSLGEAHAGVHFATIGWILPMLHDPDGHEVRFYSVESHTEIDPAAPLVIDDAVASARAKEEHWRADKAASGA
- a CDS encoding TetR/AcrR family transcriptional regulator, with protein sequence MARTEAQLIESASVLFVEQGYVATTLAQIAEHAGVAARTVYVRFGTKAALFIRVIDQALVGDAEPVDVAHRPRSRDAMTAATLAERIEALADVSVGIAERAGPLFEVAAQAEGLEPELTEAAQAGRRATTELCRSFWDHAAADGLLAKGLHPERRTLVTDVLLCADTVVHIRRTHGWSAAAYRSLIVNTLTALTI
- a CDS encoding LmeA family phospholipid-binding protein, with amino-acid sequence MNRTRVKDWLIGAAGMLLLLGVVVAIFWLAVSGPADGGEAGPVPSPPVGAGRAPASQPPAGLREDQVWLGDLVLDAGTVVAAGSTLRDVRAVGQDVVTSPDGVVAARLAVDATVPFEVVARKLGNGSEVRSADGGQATVVRTVPVLGRDLRVTATGTVEAKAGKLVVEPRSIDIGGPDFLSAATAAVVRRLVTIEYDIEGLPKGLVLQDVAVQGDGFRANLRGEDIKLAP
- a CDS encoding potassium channel family protein produces the protein MDLEDTLWTVLGAGLVLLMLVDVFRTLLYPHGSGPLGKAIMRGFWLASRKLRGRGSAIAAPLAMAAAIGAWAALAAIGWALLYLPHLTTGFVHGAGVPQGGDFAEALYLSLVTLSTVGFGEIAPVHPLLRLVVALQAVTGFGLLTATVTWILQMYPALNRRRALAHELNLFREAAGPVGVLSLDPGHAARLLESMAGNVALVGIDLLSFHETYYFREIDQRGSLPDTVAYAQELAAQAQRSDNPELQFAGRILAAALDGLADVLRGKFGHSGETSSDVFGSYELHHRHLRGGEPGSH
- a CDS encoding thymidylate kinase — protein: MNAPLVHSVATIDTSAYPRPARRRRALIIVLAGIDGAGKSTAGRLLARQLDAAGRPAIYTMNPCGRSRMIAWSDRLGLKVPSSLQDVAETTIRCVNVLVSQLRAAYFPGIVIMDRYLYCQLALKRVKGLSPGQLLPWLLRLLPRPDVVFYFDVPAHLALTRIFKRATDTEDLETLEDFDKGYRELDDFPSFVRIDAGQSPEQIVEDLWRELVATGRVPRS
- a CDS encoding DinB family protein; its protein translation is MAAFDQSDDLQGATFTDVNLRGARFVRSDLSGAVMRAVDAAGADIDAPWLVDSGSRLRVNGVDVVPFVEAELNRRFPGRGDRLAKDPDGLRAAWAVLEQTWQATVQRVAAMPAGTVDVSVDGEWSFAQTLRHLVMATDTWLGRGIMELEQPYHPIGQPNAEYETDGYDLSVFATQTPSYAEVLEVRAARQTMVRDYLAVVTQAELSAARWNPWAPDMPVSVLSCLHTILNEEWEHLRYAVRDLDAVQTQS